The Anopheles moucheti unplaced genomic scaffold, idAnoMoucSN_F20_07 putative_Y_49, whole genome shotgun sequence nucleotide sequence cattttttactaTTGGTTCGATGAAATCATACTCGTAGATTTGTGAGGATATTCTTGGGAATTTTAGCATATACAGAACATGTGTCGTATTCATCATGAATTGCGCTACTGATTGAGCAAGAAGTTCTTCTGCTGTATTATAATCAAAACCGTTCTTCTTCAGGAATTCGTTAATCGTTTGTAAGTCTtcggtggacaataatttgctGTTCGGTATTTCGTGTTTGGCTGATATAATGGCTTCTTCGATAGTTTCAATCTGGTCTTGCAAAATATCCAAATTAGATAGTATTATTAGCTGTCTTGTTTCTGTTGCATATGTTTCAtatcgtttcgcttcgtttgttaGCACTTTGTTAGCAATATCGGTTACTTCTCGTAGTCTTCCATTCAAAGCTTCGTTAATCATTACttggtgattgttttcttcgatgAGAGAGTTCAGCGTACTGTTGATTATTTGAAGATCATCGGCATCAGGGTTGCCTGCTATCCATTTCCAAACTTTCCCTATAGTAttccatcttttttgtctcttaaatggttttaccttcttgaatgtttcttgtaacttcatagctttAATCTGAATTAACTTTTCTAAAGATTCTGTATGTACTTCTGTGGGTATTAATTCAATGGTTTCTTCAATCATGTTACTTATATCTATCAAGTTTATCGGGTGGATTACTCTTACGTATCCCATTCGTATCTTGGCTTCTCCTAATGGTATAATCGCTAAAGGATTGTTTGATACATCGTGTATGTAGATCCTTGCCATTACGTtgcttaataatataaaaatgtatctgaAACGCTATAGATTAAtacatgattaattatttgtttttcttaagttcactttatgaatttttcgatCGTTAATATCGATTACGTAGGTAGGATGATTTTCCTTGATTCTGATTATCTCGAATCTCCTAgctcttttgttatttgttttagttttttcataagccatttcattcggcatataatcttgatatttttcttctttaatcttctcttgttgcttttcatatatttcggcaatcattttatcattttcgtttctttgtttagttcgttcttcgaaactcatattttcattattctctcctgtatatatatttttcggcGTATTCTTAATCACGCTatgtattgaattattatacTTATACGTTGCCTCTTGTATCAATGTTTGCACACTTATATCtggtttcgttgctttaatACATCTAGCTAATTCTCGAATTGTAGAGTGAGCTCTTTCCACTTGTCCGTTCGTTTCTGACCGATTTActggtgttttaaaaattttaattcctagatttaatattgtttgttcaattatatttgaaacaaatgaactttcATTATCCATTACAATGGTGGCGGGTATATCCCAATTATACAacaattgtattaaaacttCCTTTATGTCTGCTAttgactttgattttattggcctcattttcaagtattttgaaaatttgtctaatgaagaaataaacagaaaacttgcattataagcaaaaatatcaatatgaaTTATTTCTCCTGGATACGTGGGTATTGGTGTTTTAACAGCAATAAACTTTTGAGGTTTCctatcatatttttctgttttacaaatttcgcaatttttaacatacgactctgttaattttctcattgtaggaaaataaaactttttaataagttgtaatgaattttcttttgcatttctatgagcaaaattgtgaatattttttatttcttctaattgTCTTTCTTCTCCTGTTAGATCTTGTAATTGTACCTGAGAGTGTcggcatttcattgtttttggattgaatatttttttatacactTCTTGAATACGATTCATAGTTACTTCATCGGTTAGTATACCGTTAATGATGTTAGGATTTAGGAATCTTTTTAGTTTGTCTGTTAAGATTTCATTAGTGAAATCTGATTCGTAGAAAAtatgtcttttaaattttgggAACGGTGTGATTAGTTCATACGATGAATTGttagatattttgaaaattaattgattacgaTAAACGTTAATAGGGGCTTCAGTAGATAGTATGTATGtactgtcatcatcatcagcggaaTGCTGTGTTGGTGTTAGCGAGTTAATTTGGATTCTAGATAATGCATCTGCTACGATGTTAGTTTTTCCAGGTTTGTAGCGTAGTTCATAATTATGTTCCTCTATGAACGCTTTCCATCGTTTaagttttgcattgttattCCTTGGCGACATTGCGTATGTTAGGGGTTGATGATCggttagtattattatttttgcaccatAGATGTAATTTCGTAGGGAATGTAAAGCCCAAACTATagcaagcatttctttttcattagtagcatagttttcttcggtttttgataaagttctggatataaatgttattggtttttcaaCATCATTGACTTTCTGTGACAGGACAGCTCCGAGTGCTTTGTCAGATGCGTCTGtagtcaaaataaaatcttgatTGAAATCGGGGTAAGCTAAAACGTCTTtagatgataaaatttctttaagagttctgaaagctgattttgcgtcttcatcaaattttatcggaaaatttttcgattgattttttgttattttgcagtgGCCTTGGCCATCCTCCCCTCTTAGGAGTTTTGTTAGAGGTTTTGCTAAGGCTgcgtaatttttaacaaatcttcTATAATAACCGGAAACTCCTAAAAATGCTCGAAGTTCTCGGATAGTTTTAGGTTCGGGGTATTTTTGGatactttcaatttttttctcatttggtTTTAATCCATGTTCAGAAACAATGAATCCTAAGAATTCAActtctgttttcaaaaattcagatttatcaggttgtattttaaaattggcttCACGTAACGTGTTCAAAACAGTTTCtaaatttttcatatgttcatcaaatgtttttccaaaaactattATATCGTCAATGTACacatgacaaatttttccaatatgtTCTCTAAGAACGTCATCCATGACCCTCTGAAAAATTGAAGGTGCGTTTTTTAGACCAAAAGGTAgtcttaaaaattcatattttccattgtttattgAGAAAGCGGTTTTTTCTACATCTTTTCCTGTTAAACGAATCTGGTGAAATCCAGATGCTAGATCGAGtgttgtataatatttattgttacctAGATTGGCAAGAACTGTCGAAGTGTCAGGAATAGGGTACCTATCGCTCTTTGTTTTAAGATTCAGTTTCCTATAATCGATCACaagtcgatattttttttcgttagatgcATCAGCTTTTTTGGGTACTATCCAAACAGGTGAATTATATGGTGATCTGGATGGTTGAATTATGCCATTATCTAATAGTTTTTTAATCTGTGTTTCCACTTCTTGTTTAAGAGACAAGGGGTATGGGTACGTCTTACAGTAGACAGGTTCGTCGTCATTCGTTGATATAGttgcttcgatttttgttgtaaatggcAACTTCTCGTCAGGtggctgaaataaatcttgaaacttgttgagaaatgaatgtaatttttctttttctttacagtTGAGATGTGTATCTCTTATTTCAATCCTATTAACTTCTTGTAATGGGTAAAGAGAAAGAGGTATTATGTTGTCGTTAATTATCAGATTATCTCTGTTAGTATCGAAGAGTGCTCCAATTTCTTTGATGGTGTCATAGCCAACTAtggcatcaaatgtttttaattcctgtagatgataaaatttggcatttaCATCGGAATAAGGGGCAAAAATTTTCGCTTGTGAATATTTGGTGATAAGTAAATCTCCTCCtactgatgaaacaaaaaatggtttagttacttcgtgtgaaattttcgcatgttttgggttaatgaaatttttattggatcctgtatcaattagtattcttatttgttgtcctgctttaccattgtatataaaatatggcaaagctgatttcattctaaaaaattAAGTTCGGCTTCGTGAGTTccgttggatttttcttgtttttctatagttttcaaatatctttcgtatgattcgtcgttgtcatgggtagtatttgtttccatgttgaaaaatctttgTCTTTTAAGTGGTCGAACATTACCGGAATTTTGCGGTCGGTTAGAATAATTCACTTGTTGCGATCTGATTGATGGATCGACTTCCATTGGTTCTGGCTTATTCTGTTGgaatggatttctgttttgttgattccAAACAGGAcgcgagaaaaattgttgtctCGGTTGATTATTCCAAGCGGGACGCGGTAAAAATTGTGGTCTCGGTTGATACGAGTTTCCAAATTGTGGTCGAAATTTATGTGTCATCATTGGTCGTTGCCAATTGTTATGTGCTCTTGGTGGCAAAGGTGGAGCTGGTAATGGTATCAAATTTCGCGGTGCTGTGGGAGTATTGACCAATCTTGGTTTAGTCCACATTTTACGACATTCTACATTTTGGAATGAGATGCAGTAACTATAAGCTGCTGCTAAAGATGTTGGTTCATAATTTCTTATAAACTTGTGCACATCTCCATCAAGACCTCTGATGAAGGaatctattgcctttttattgtatgtttctatcagagcttttgaagcttctggatgtacaaatctttcatctgtttttatttggtttgcaaTCAACGAGAGAAGTCTGTTCACTTCATCATAGAATATCTCTAAAGATCGTCCTCTTTGTTGGACGCTCATCAATTGAAAATCTAGTGTCTCTAGATCTCTCTTTTCTCCATAGTATGTAATCAATGTTCGTTTAATCATGTTCCAATTAATTCCGACATTTGACGCGACTAACGCATCGTTGGCTTCGCCTCTTATTTTTCGACGAACGAATTTGCAAATCATATGGAACTTGTTCTGTTGTTCCACTGTATGGATAGGTGTTgtttgatacaattttatcaaaccatctACATCATTGATCCAACTATTTAATTCACTTGGATCACCggaaaatgttggtaaatcTTTAACTACTCCAGGAATCTTTTCGAATGATTCTGGGTTAACTGCACTTCCGtcacttttataaaaatagagTGGTGGATCGCTAAAATCTTCTACGACCACTGTTTCTACTAATCGTGCCTCCAAGGCTGCGATTCGATTAGTTAGAGCTTCCATTTCGATATTTTCCGATTcacttttttctaactttgcCTTTTTCTTATTACGTTCTGCCGATTCTATTCTGGCAGAAAATCGATGTAGGGATGTCATTAAATCCTccagtttgataatttttttcacaatatcggagttataaatcgaataccgaattaaactttttcacgaattaatttcactcacttttaaacgaaataatttttgtatttttctcacctttatagcttttgtacttacattaatagatgcatatttccctcctgtgatggggctgttttatcttcacctcctcttacggagCTGGTttgtcttcacctcctcttacggggttgatttcttcacctcctcttacggggttgatttcttcacctcctcttacggggttgatttcttcgTTCTGACCTCCAGAGATTTCCAGTGACTCCTTCcttctcggtgtgttggtgtgatccttttcctccgggaacgagttgttagctgcttccggctactcgggcacctgtgcacacggctgcaatttgcgatcgggaaagatgttgtcgcgacgcggtgtgattaacactctaacgtgatcactactcggtacttgcgacactgtgttttacactctcacatgaaaactacatgcactgtactatacttcactagaggtcgtccctattcgggcgccagttaatttttacatggccggtttggccataaaaaaatatgtttttattaactaaaacttaaaactaagtcttaacactattgagttcctaatTGGAACTGCTCTGCTCGGCTGTCTAACTAGAACTTCAtcgtctgaatgctcaactggaactattttgcctttgctttgttttgcgtggatgccggttgatcttgggaacggatgtttatgttgaatgcgcgttgtcagctctcttggtgtcaacgcgattatgctctttgttcgatgtaacgctgcacgggaatttgtttacgctgcggcgcaatctgtttacgaaacgcgatctgtttatgaagtgcgatcatgactgtaggaatatacgttgcgctatgttttatgctgagtatgcattatgctgcctttgtgttgaatatgtgttgtgctgactgttgtgctaactctatgtagttctaccaggagtgtgttaccatgcaaaaactgtctatttcaactaattttgtccatccgatacgaactttgtattttgctatgtagttctaccaggaatgtgttaacatgcaaaaactgtctatttcaactaatttcgtccatccgatacgaactttgtactttactatgtagttctaccaggaatgtgttaccatgaaaaaattgtctatttcaactaatttcgtccatccgatacgaactttgtactttgctatgtagttataccaggaatgtgttaacatgcaaaaactgtctatttcaactaatttcgtccatccgatacgaactttgtactttgctatgtagttctaccaggaatgtgttaccatgaaaaaattgtctatttcaactaatttcgtccatccgatacgaactttgtactttgctatgtagttataccaggaatgtgttaccatgcataaactgtctatttcaacttattttgtccatccaaaacgaactttgtactttgctatgtagttctaccaggagtgtgttaccatgcaaaaactgtctatttcaactaatttcgtccatccgatacgaactttgtattttgctatgtagttctaccaggagtgtgttaccatgcaaaaactgtctatttcaactaatttcgtccatccgaaacgaactttgtactttgctatgtagttataccaggagtgtgttaccatgcaaaaactgtctatttcaactaattttgtccatccgatacgaactttgtactttgctatgtagttctaccaggaatgtgttaccatgcaaaaactgactatttcaactaatttcgtccatttgATACGAACtaggtactttgctatgtagttctaccaggaatgtgttaccatgcaaaaactgtctatttcaactaatttcgtccatccgatacgaactttgtactttgctatgtagttctaccaggaatgtgttaccatgcaaaaactgtctatttcaactaatttcgtccatccgatacgaactttgtactttgctatgtagttctaccaggaatgtgttaccatgcaaaaactgtctatttcaactaatttcgtccatccgatacgaactttgtactttgctatgtagttctaccaggaatgtgttaccatgcaaaaactgtctatttcaactaatttcgtccatccgatacgaactttgtactttgctatgtagttctaccaggaatgtgttaccatgcaaaaactgtctatttcaactaatttcgtccatccgatacgaactttgtactttgctatgtagttctaccaggaatgtgttaccatgcaaaaactgtctatttcaactaatttcgtccatccgatacgaactttgtactttgctatat carries:
- the LOC128309301 gene encoding uncharacterized protein LOC128309301 yields the protein MARIYIHDVSNNPLAIIPLGEAKIRMGYVRVIHPINLIDISNMIEETIELIPTEVHTESLEKLIQIKAMKLQETFKKVKPFKRQKRWNTIGKVWKWIAGNPDADDLQIINSTLNSLIEENNHQVMINEALNGRLREVTDIANKVLTNEAKRYETYATETRQLIILSNLDILQDQIETIEEAIISAKHEIPNSKLLSTEDLQTINEFLKKNGFDYNTAEELLAQSVAQFMMNTTHVLYMLKFPRISSQIYEYDFIEPIVKNGKRIMLKQNFIIRNGTHEQQRS